Within the Pseudonocardia alni genome, the region CACGTCACGCTCGGTGTCGGTGATCTCGTCGATGGTGCGGACGATCATGGTTGTGGATCAGCTCCCGATGACGGTCTTGACGGACTCGCCGATGATCGCAAGACCTTCGTCGAGTTCGTCGTCGGTGGTCGTGAGCGGCGCCAGGAGCTTGAGCACCTCGTCGTTCGGACCGGCGGTCTCCAGCAGCAGCCGCTGCTCGAAGGCCTTCGAGGCCACCTTCTCGGCGAACCCCTCCCCCTCGAACTGGATGCCCCGCGCCATCCCACGACCCTTGGTGAACATCTCGGTGCCCTGGTTGTCACCGATGATCTTGTTGAAGGCCTCCTCGACCTTCTCACCCTTGCGCAGCGTCTCCTTCTCCAGCGTGTCGTCGGTCCACCAGTTGCGCAGCGTGTGCGTGGCGGTGACGAACGCGGGGTTGTTGCCGCGGAAGGTGCCGTTGTGCTCGCCCGGGCCCCACTGGTCGTACTCGGGCTTGATCAGCACGAGCGCCATCGGGAGGCCGTAGCCGGAGATGGACTTCGAGATCGTGACGATGTCGGGCTCGATGCCCGCGATCTCGAAGGAGAAGAACGGGCCGGTCCGGCCGCAGCCCATCTGCACGTCGTCGACGATCATCAGGATGCCCTTGCGGGTGCACAGGTCCCGCAGACCCTGCAGCCACTCGATGCGCGCCGGGTTGAGGCCGCCCTCGCCCTGCACGGTCTCGACGATCACCGCGGCCGGCTCGTTGAGGCTGGAGCCGGTGTCGTCGAGGACCTTCTCGAACCACAGGAAGTCGGGCATCTTGCCGTCGAAGTAGTTGTCGAACGGCATCGGCGTCGAGTGGACCAGCGGGATGCCGGCACCGCCGCGCTTCATCGAGTTGCCGGTGACCGACAGGGCGCCCAGTGTCATGCCGTGGAAGGCGTTCGTGAAGTTGATCAGCGCCTCCCGGCCGCTGATCTTGCGCGCGAGCTTCAGCGCCGACTCGACGGCGTTGGCGCCGGTCGGGCCGGGGAACTGCACCTTGTACTCCAGGCCACGCGGCTTGAGGATGACGTCCTCGAACGTGGTCAGGAACTCGCCCTTGGCCGAGGTGTACATGTCCAGCCCGTGGGTGATGCCGTCACGGGTCAGGTACTCGATCAGCGGCTTCTTGAGCACCTCGGGGTTGTGCCCGTAGTTCAGGGCTCCTGCGCCACCGAAGAAGTCGAGGTAGGAGTGGCCGTCGACGTCGGTCAGACGGCTGCCCTTCGCCGTGTCGAAGACGACGGGCCAGTTGCGGCAGTAGCTCCGGACCTGGGACTCGAGATCCTCGAAAACGGTCATGTGTTCCCACCCTTGTCTGCTGCGATCGGGCCGATGAGATAGAGGTTCTCCGGCTCGTGCTCGTCACCGAGCAGGTCCGGACCGAAGAGGTCCTCCCGCTCGATCGTCATGTCGTGGCGCTCCGCGAACTTCGTGAACAGGCGGATCGAGGAGGCGTTGTCCGGCGTGATGGTGGTCTCCATCCGCTCGGCGCCCGCCTGGTCCCAGACGGCGTCCAGCATCCGGCCGGCGAGCCCCGCACCGCGTGCCACCGGATCGACGCACACCTGCCAGATGAGCAGGGCGCCGTTCTCGGGGCGCAGGTAGCCGGTCACGTAGCCGACGGCGCGGCCATCGTCGCGCCGGGCGATGACCGAGGTGCGCGCGAAGTCGCGGCACCACAGGACGTAGGCGTAGCGGGAGTTCGCGTCCAGCGTCCGCGCCTCCACCGCCAGCCGCCACATGTCCACCCCGTCGGCCGGGACCGGGGAGCCGATCTCGTACGAATGGTCACCGTCGGCGTCGGCCGCCGGGGCGGGCGCGCCGGTCGCGGCGTCCCCGTCCGGAGCCGTGGACGCCCGAGGAGGAGCCTGTTCGGGAGCGGTCATGGCTGGCAAGGTTAGTGCCGCCCGGCGCGGGTCGCAGCCGCTGACGACCGGCGGCCGACCTCGACGCCACGATCGACGTGACCGGTGCCACAGGATGATCCGGAACCATGCGACCGGGTGTCCGCCCAGGAAGACACCGTGATCACCGGCCGTCCGGCGGGTCCCGGAACGGACCGGCCGGACCCGTCGGGGGCACGGACGTGGCCCTCGCCACGCTCCGCGACCACCCGCCCGCACGTTCGGCCAATCGTGCGGATGCACTTGCATCTGCACCGCTGCGGGGTGAGGATGGTTATTCCGTCGAATCGTGCCCGGAGGAGCTGCCGTGTCGGTGACACCCGCCAGTACGCGCCCCGTGGCCGTGGTGACCGCGCCGGACGAGGAGCAGACCGTCACGGTCACCTGCGCCCGCGACAGCCGCAGCCACGTCGTGGCGCAGGCGGTGCTGGCCGACTCGCTCACCGCCGGAACCGGACACTGCACCGCGCTCTGCGGGCACGTGGTGCTGCCGGCGTCGCTGGCCTCCCCACCCGGGGACGGCTGCCTGCTGTGTGCCGAGACCTCCGGGGCCGGGCGCCGCGCCCGCCGCCGCGGACGGATCGGTTTCGGGCGCTCGGCCCGCGCCGCCTCCTGAGCGCCGCCGCCGACCGCCGACCACACAGCCGGTCCGTTCCCCCACCGCCGGCCGGGCCCCGACCCGCGCCGGTGGCTCCCTCGCCTGCCACCGGTCCGGTCCCGCCGGCGGATCAGCGCCCGCCGGACACGTCCAGCACGGCGCCGGTGACGTAACTGGCCTCGTCCGACAGGAGCCAGGCGATCGCCGTCGCCACCTCGTCGGGGTGGCCGGCACGGCCCATCGGGATCGACGGCGCCATCCGCTCGATCCGCCCCGGCTCACCGGCCCGGGCGTGGAAGTCGGTGTCGAGCAGGCCCGGTCGTACGGCCGCCACCCGGATCCCGTCCGCGGCGACCTCCTTCGCGAGCCCGACGACGAGCGCCTCCACCCCGGCCTTCGCCGCCGCGTAGTCGTTCCACTCGTCGGGCGAGCCCAGCACCGCCGCGCGGGAGCTGACGTGCACGAGCACACCACCCGCCCCGCCGTAGCGGGTCGACATGCGGTGCACCGCCTCGCGTGAGCAGAGCAGGGCCGCGCGCAGGTTGAGCGCGACGACCTCGTCGATCCGGGCGTCGCTCATGTCCTCGAGACGCTGCCGCGAGGGAGCTCCGCCGGCGTTCGCGACCACGCCCGTCAGCGGCGAGGGCATGGCCGCCGCAGCGTCGAACAGGCGCTCGACGCCCTCGGTGCGGGTGACGTCCGCTGCGACCGCGTCGGCGTGCACCCCGGCCGCCCGGCACTCCGCGACGACGGCCGCGGCGTCCTGCGGTGAGGCCCGGTGCCCGACGAGGACGTCCTGGCCGCGGGCAGCCAGCAGCCGGGCGGTGGCCGCGCCGACCCCGCGGCTGGCCCCCGTCACGAGCACCGTCATGCGTCGTCCGTCCTGCGGTGTCAGGCCCGGTGGGCCTCGGGACCGGGCTCCGGACGAGCGGTGCCCTCCGGCGTCCCCGGCTGCCGGGTACCGGGGTCACGGACCTCGGTGTCGGCACGGGGGGCGCCGCCGGGGCCGATCTCCCCGGGGCGCTCGTCGTCGCGCAGGCCGCGCATCTCGCTCTTCAGGATCCGGCTGGACCGGCCGACCGACCGCGCCATCTCCGGCAGCTTCTTCGCGCCGAAGAGCAGGACCAGCACGACCAGCACGATCAACCAGTGGGTGGGGCTCATAGCGCCCATGACAGCCTCCTCGCTCGTCGACCGGATCAACGAACCATCCTCCGCCGGGGTTCTCCCGCGCAAGAACAGCCTCCCACGGCACACGGAAACTGATCGCTCGGTCACTCACCGTTGATCCGGCGACCTCGAACGGGTTTGGATGACGGTGACACCGTGGGCGGCACCGGCGCTGCCCGGGGACGAAGGAGCTGATCCGTGCAGCCGACCGCACTCGCGGCCCCGCAGGAGCTCGACCCGGTCGACCTGACCCGCTATCCGGTGCACGAACCGGGCTCGTCCGGGTGGGAGGACGCGGTGCGCCGGGCCCGCGCCCAGCTCGCCGCCGACGGCTGCGCGGTGCTCCCCGGGTTCGTCCGGGCGTCGTGGCGGGACCGGCTGCGGACCGAGGGCGAGGCGGTCGCTCCGCTGGCGCACTACGAGACCGCCGTGGTCAACGTCTACAACACCGACCCCGACCCCTCGCTGCCCGCCGACCACCCGGCGCGGGTGCCGATGGAGCGGGGCAACGCCTTCGTCGCCCGCGACCGGATCCCGGCGGCCGCGGTGATCCACCGCCTGTACCCGCAGCCCGCCTTCCGCGCCTTCCTCGCCGCCTGCACCGGCGTACCCGAGCTGCACGAGCTGGCCGACCCACTGGCCGGGCTGTGCCTGAACGTCGTCGGCGACGGCCGGTCGCACCCCTGGCACTTCGACACCAACGAGATCGCGATCAGCCTGCTCACCCGCGCGCCGGAGGCCGGCGGGGTCTTCGAGTACTGCCCGGACATCCGCAGCTCCTCCTCGGAGAACACCGCCGACGTCGCCGAGGTCCTGCACGGCAGGGGCGGCGACCGCGTCCGACGGCTGGTGCTGCGTCCCGGCGACCTGCAGCTGTTCCGCGGCCGGTACTCGCTGCACCGGGTGACCGAGGTGCGCGGCGACACCGCCCGGCACACGGCGATCTTCTCCTACAGCACGCGCACCGGGGTGGTCGGCAGCGCGGTCCGCACCCGCCAGCTGTTCGGCAGGACACTGTCCGAACACGGGGGGTCGCGCGCCGTGCGTGTCGACGGGCTGCTGGACTGATGGCCGTGACCACCACGTTCGCGGCCGACGACGACCTGCCGAAGGTGCCGCTCCCGACCCTGTCCGCCTCGGTCGACCGCTTCCTCGAGTGGTGCGCGCCGCTGCTCACCCCCGACGAGTACGCCCGCACCGAGTCCGCCGCCCGAGAGCTGCTCGCCGAGGGCGGCCCCGCGTCGGTGCTCCAGGCCGATCTCGAGCGCTTCGACGCCCGTGCCCACAGCTGGCTGGACGCGTTCTGGCCGTCGCGCTACCTGGGCCGGCGCGACCGGATCGCGCTCAACGCGAACTTCTTCTTCCTGTTCGGGCCGGGATCGACCACGGACCCGTGCGAGCGGGCCGCGCAGCTCACCGTCGCCGCCCTCGGGCACAAGACCGAACTCGACGCCGGGACGTTCCCGCCGCTGGTCAACCGCGACGTGGCGCAGTCGATGGACCAGAGCCGCCACATCTTCTCCACCACCCGCATCCCGGGCGACCCCCAGGACACCGTCCGCACCCCCTACAGCGACGACTGGCCGGGCCCGTCCACCGAGCGGCACGTCGTGGTGCTGCACCGTGGCCGGATCCACCGCCTCGACGTGGTCGGCGCCGACGGCGCCGCGCACCCCGCCGAGGAGATCGCCGGCGCCCTGCGGGAGATCCGGGAGTCCCACCCCGAGCGGGCCGCCACCGGTGACGCGGTCGGCGCGCTGACCACCCTGGCCCGCGCCGAGTGGGCCGCGGTGCGGGACCGGCTGACCGGGCTGGACCCGGCCAACGCCGAGGCCGTCGACCTCGTGGAGCGGGCGCTGCTCGCGATCTGTCTCGACGAGACCGACCCCGCCGACGAGGAGTCCGCCGCGCGGACCCTGCTGGCCGGGGACGCCGGTGACCGGTGGTTCGACAAGGCGCTGTCGATCGTCGTGCTCGCCGACGGCACCGCCGGGGTCAACATCGAGCACTGCGAGCTCGACGGCACCACCGTCCTCACCCTGGTCGACGCGATGTTCGCCGACCCGCTGCAGGTGCACGCCGAGCGGATCGGGGCCCGCCCGCAGGGCGTCCCGTCGCACGCCGAGCTGCGGTTCGTCCTCGACGACGACCTGCGCGCCACCGTGGCCCGCGCGCACGACGAGTTCTCCGCGTTCCTCGACGCCACCGCCACCGAGCTCGTCGCCTTCGACGACTTCGGCGCACGCGACGCGAAGGCTCTGAAGTGCTCCCCGGACGCCTTCGTGCAGGCCTGCTACCAGGTCGCGCACCGGCGGGCGAAGGGCGTCACCGGGGCCACCTACGAGTCGATCGCGACCCGGCAGTTCCGGCGTGGACGCACCGAGGCGATGCGGGTGATCACGCCGGAGATGGTGACCTTCGTCGACACCATGGGGGACCCGCAGGCCTCCGACGCCGACAAGGTCGACACCTTCCGGGCCGCCGCCGCGGCGCACGGCGCCCGCGCGAAGCAGTGCCAGCAGGGCGACGCGCCCGAGCAGCACCTGTGGGAGCTGGACTGGATCCGGCGCCGTCGCGGGGCGGAGCTGGGCGTCACCGAGCAGCTCGCGGTGTTCGACTCCCCCGGCTGGACGATCATGCGCGACGACTGGCTGTCGACCAGCTCCGCGCCGTCGGACAACATCCGGTACTTCGGGTTCGGCTCGACCAGCTCGCGCTGCATCGGGGTGGCCTACGTGCTGCTGCCCGACCGCTTCCACGTGCACCTGTCCACGCCGGCCGACCAGGCCGAGGGGATGCACGCCTTCGCCCGGGAGCTGCGGACGGCGGTGACCGAGCTGCGGAACCTGCTTGCCTGAGCGGGTTCACTGGTGGGATGGAGCGCGTCCTCGTCACCGGCAGTTCCGGCCACCTCGGTGAGGCGCTGGTCCGCACGCTGGCCGGCGACGGGGTGCCCGTCGTCGGTCTGGACCGGCGGCCCTCGCCGTGGACCGCGGTCATCGCGTCGCTGACCGACCGCGACGCCCTGCGGTCGGCGCTGCGCGGGGTCAGCCACGTGCTGCACACCGCGACGCTGCACAAGCCGCACGTCGGCTCGCACAGCAGGCAGGACTTCGTCGGCACGAACGTGTCGGGCACCCTCGCGGTGCTGGAGGAGTCCGCCGCGGCGGGGGTGCAGGGCGTGGTGTTCACGTCTTCGACCAGCGCCTTCGGCCGCGCGCTGACCCCGGTGCCGGGCGGGCCCGCGACCTGGATCGACGAGACCGTGGTGCCCCGGGTCCGCAACGTCTACGGCGCCACCAAGACCGCCGCCGAGGACCTGTGCGAGCTGGCCGCGCTGGACCCGGGGCTGCCGGTGGTGGTGCTGCGGACCTCGCGGTTCTTCCCCGAGGCCGACGACCGCGACGAGGTCCGCGCCGCCCACGACGACACCACGCTCAAGCTGGTGGAGTTCTGCCACCGGCGGGTCGACGTCGCCGACGTCGTGTCCGCGCACCTGGCCGCGGCCCGGCGGGCGCCCGGGCTCGGGTTCGCCCGCTACGTGGTCAGCGCACCGCCGCCGTTCCACCGGTCCGATCTCGCCGAGCTGGGCCGCGACCCGGCCGCGGTGCTGGAGCGGCGGGCCCCGGCGCTGGCCGCGCTGCTGGCCGACCGCGGCCGGCCGGTCCCGCCGGTGGACCGGGTGTACTGCCCGGGCCGGGCGGTCGCCGAGCTCGGCTGGACCCCGGTCTGGGACGTCGACGCCGTCGTCGCGCGGGTGCGTGACGGCGGGCCGCCGCGCAGCCCGCTGGCCGACGCCGTCGGGGCGAAGGGGTACCACGATTCCCCGACCGGGGTGTACACCCGGTGATTTCACCTCGCCGGACCGGGTGACTGTAGGTCGTCAGGGCTAACGCCGTGGGTACGACCGGCGGTAGAGGTGACACAGCACGTGTCGCCGACCGTGACGCCGTACCCCGGAGGTCCTGCCATGACCGGCCCGCAGCACCGACCCAGCCCCGGCCCGCGCGGTGCCGACGCCGACCGCGCCCGGCCGTCGCCGCGACCGCGGCACGGGTTCGACGACCACGAGTTCCCCGAGGACTCCTACCAGGGCGGCTACCCGGACCTGCGGCCGTCGCGGCCGGTGGAGCGGGCGACGCCCACCGACCCGGAGGGCTTCGGCGAGCTGTACGGCGGGACCGGTCCGCAGCCGACCGTGGGGCGGGGCGGGTACGCCGCACCGATGCGCTACGAGGGCTACGGCGCCCCCGTGCCGGCGGGCGGGTCGCAGCCGGGCGGCGACGACCTCGACGACGGCGGGTACGGCCCGTACGGCCGGGCCGCGCACCGCCAGTCCGAGGAGCCGGTCACCCCGACCCGGGCCGCCTACGGCGAGTACGGCGACCCCGGGTCCCGCGGCGGGACCGCGATCGACGGCGGCCCGCCCTACCCCCGCCCCACCGGCTCCGGGTACGGGCGCGCGCGGGCCCCGGAGGAGGACGAGCCGGTCCGCCCGGCCGTCCCGTACGACGACCCGGACCACGTCGCGGACCACGAGGACCTGCCCCGGGACGAGGTCGTCGGGGCCGGGCCGCTCGCCGCCGCCACGTCCGGCCACGACTCCGGCGACGACCGGGCCGGGCACGAACGGCCCGGGTACGGCGAGGGCGGCGGGACCGCGGTCGTCGAGCGCTCCGCCGTCGGGACCGGCGCCGGGGCGGTGCCCGCGCCGCGTCCGCCGTCGGAGTCCGGCGGCCGTCGTCCGGCGACGGTGGCCGAGGCCGCCGCGGCCCGGTTCGGTGCGACCGGACGGTCCGCCGACACGGCGGCGGCCGCACCGGCCGTCGAGGCGACCGGGCCGGTGACCACGACGCCACGCGCGGCCGCCCCCGCCACGGCCGCCGCGCCGGTGCGGGTCGCGAAGGACCCGACCGCGCTCACCGTGCTGCGGGTCCTCACCTACGTGCTGGTGTCGCTGTCCTGCCTGGTCTTCCTGGCCGGGGTGGTCTACGGGCTCGTGGTGTACCTGGAGTTGCGCTCGGCGCTGGGCACGTCACCGCTGTTCGGGGGCGGCACGCCGTTCGGGAGCTGGTGAGGGCGCCGGGCGTGGCTCACGGCTCCGCGAGCCACGCCCAGGACAGCGGCGGGAGGTGGGCCCGCCCGCCCTCGGTGCGGACCGGCCCGTCCGAGGACAGCACCGTGTCCAGGCCGGTGACCAGGGCGGCGTCGACCGAGGCGGGCCGGTCGGCGACGTTGACCAGCCCGACGAAGCGGCCGCCGCGCGGGTGCCGCCGCGTCCACCCGAGCACCGCCGGGTCGTCGAGCACGGGCACCTCCACCGGCGCCGACGCGTGCAGCGCGGGCAGCTCGGCCCGCACCGCGGCGAACCCGGTCAGCGCACCGAACACCCGCCCCTCGACGGTGTCCGGGTCGTAGCGGCGGGCGAACGCGGCCTCGTCCATCGGGGGCCGGTGCATCCAGCGGTTGTCCGCGGCGCGCTCGGGGTCGGCGCGGTAGCCGGTGTCGTTGGCCAGGGCCAGCTCGTCGCCCATGTAGAGCAGGGGGATGCCGCCCCAGCCGTAGACGACGGCGTGCGCGAGCAGCAGGCGTCGCACTCCCGCGTCGAGGGCGGCGGGGTCGTGGCGGGCGCGGGCGTCGTCGATGCCGCAGAGCGCGGCGGCGCTGCCGGAGATGCGGGCGTCCCCGGTGTCCGGGTCCTCCTGGAACAGGGCGCCGCGGGCGAAGCTGCCCGGGAAGCGTCCGGCGAAGAAGTCGTTGAGGAACCGCCGGTGCGACGGGCCGTCCCAGCCGACGGCGGCGGCGTCGACGTCGGAGACGGCCCAGCCGATGTCGTCGTGGCAGCGGACGTAGGTCGCCCACGCCGTCGTCGGCGGGGCGGGGGTCATGCGGCGCAGCGCGTGCGCGGCGAGGCGGGCGTCGCGGGTGGCCAGGCTCGACCACACCATCACCATGAGCTGGTTGTGGTAGGCCAGCTCGCACTCGGGGCGGTAGCGGTCGTGCGCGCCGAGGTAGCCGACGAGGTCGTCGGGCGCGACGATCGCCTCCGCCTTGAAGACCACGGCCGGGGCCGCGATCCGGGTGAGCGCGTGCAGCGCCTGCAGCACGTCGTGGGCCTCGGGCTGGTTCTGGCAGTTCGTGCCGAGCCGCTTGCCGAGGAACGGTGCCGCGTCCATCCGCAGGACCTCGACC harbors:
- the ectB gene encoding diaminobutyrate--2-oxoglutarate transaminase; the protein is MTVFEDLESQVRSYCRNWPVVFDTAKGSRLTDVDGHSYLDFFGGAGALNYGHNPEVLKKPLIEYLTRDGITHGLDMYTSAKGEFLTTFEDVILKPRGLEYKVQFPGPTGANAVESALKLARKISGREALINFTNAFHGMTLGALSVTGNSMKRGGAGIPLVHSTPMPFDNYFDGKMPDFLWFEKVLDDTGSSLNEPAAVIVETVQGEGGLNPARIEWLQGLRDLCTRKGILMIVDDVQMGCGRTGPFFSFEIAGIEPDIVTISKSISGYGLPMALVLIKPEYDQWGPGEHNGTFRGNNPAFVTATHTLRNWWTDDTLEKETLRKGEKVEEAFNKIIGDNQGTEMFTKGRGMARGIQFEGEGFAEKVASKAFEQRLLLETAGPNDEVLKLLAPLTTTDDELDEGLAIIGESVKTVIGS
- the ectA gene encoding diaminobutyrate acetyltransferase; translated protein: MTAPEQAPPRASTAPDGDAATGAPAPAADADGDHSYEIGSPVPADGVDMWRLAVEARTLDANSRYAYVLWCRDFARTSVIARRDDGRAVGYVTGYLRPENGALLIWQVCVDPVARGAGLAGRMLDAVWDQAGAERMETTITPDNASSIRLFTKFAERHDMTIEREDLFGPDLLGDEHEPENLYLIGPIAADKGGNT
- a CDS encoding SDR family oxidoreductase; amino-acid sequence: MTVLVTGASRGVGAATARLLAARGQDVLVGHRASPQDAAAVVAECRAAGVHADAVAADVTRTEGVERLFDAAAAMPSPLTGVVANAGGAPSRQRLEDMSDARIDEVVALNLRAALLCSREAVHRMSTRYGGAGGVLVHVSSRAAVLGSPDEWNDYAAAKAGVEALVVGLAKEVAADGIRVAAVRPGLLDTDFHARAGEPGRIERMAPSIPMGRAGHPDEVATAIAWLLSDEASYVTGAVLDVSGGR
- the tatA gene encoding Sec-independent protein translocase subunit TatA, whose amino-acid sequence is MGAMSPTHWLIVLVVLVLLFGAKKLPEMARSVGRSSRILKSEMRGLRDDERPGEIGPGGAPRADTEVRDPGTRQPGTPEGTARPEPGPEAHRA
- a CDS encoding HalD/BesD family halogenase, whose translation is MQPTALAAPQELDPVDLTRYPVHEPGSSGWEDAVRRARAQLAADGCAVLPGFVRASWRDRLRTEGEAVAPLAHYETAVVNVYNTDPDPSLPADHPARVPMERGNAFVARDRIPAAAVIHRLYPQPAFRAFLAACTGVPELHELADPLAGLCLNVVGDGRSHPWHFDTNEIAISLLTRAPEAGGVFEYCPDIRSSSSENTADVAEVLHGRGGDRVRRLVLRPGDLQLFRGRYSLHRVTEVRGDTARHTAIFSYSTRTGVVGSAVRTRQLFGRTLSEHGGSRAVRVDGLLD
- a CDS encoding choline/carnitine O-acyltransferase is translated as MAVTTTFAADDDLPKVPLPTLSASVDRFLEWCAPLLTPDEYARTESAARELLAEGGPASVLQADLERFDARAHSWLDAFWPSRYLGRRDRIALNANFFFLFGPGSTTDPCERAAQLTVAALGHKTELDAGTFPPLVNRDVAQSMDQSRHIFSTTRIPGDPQDTVRTPYSDDWPGPSTERHVVVLHRGRIHRLDVVGADGAAHPAEEIAGALREIRESHPERAATGDAVGALTTLARAEWAAVRDRLTGLDPANAEAVDLVERALLAICLDETDPADEESAARTLLAGDAGDRWFDKALSIVVLADGTAGVNIEHCELDGTTVLTLVDAMFADPLQVHAERIGARPQGVPSHAELRFVLDDDLRATVARAHDEFSAFLDATATELVAFDDFGARDAKALKCSPDAFVQACYQVAHRRAKGVTGATYESIATRQFRRGRTEAMRVITPEMVTFVDTMGDPQASDADKVDTFRAAAAAHGARAKQCQQGDAPEQHLWELDWIRRRRGAELGVTEQLAVFDSPGWTIMRDDWLSTSSAPSDNIRYFGFGSTSSRCIGVAYVLLPDRFHVHLSTPADQAEGMHAFARELRTAVTELRNLLA
- a CDS encoding NAD-dependent epimerase/dehydratase family protein, with product MERVLVTGSSGHLGEALVRTLAGDGVPVVGLDRRPSPWTAVIASLTDRDALRSALRGVSHVLHTATLHKPHVGSHSRQDFVGTNVSGTLAVLEESAAAGVQGVVFTSSTSAFGRALTPVPGGPATWIDETVVPRVRNVYGATKTAAEDLCELAALDPGLPVVVLRTSRFFPEADDRDEVRAAHDDTTLKLVEFCHRRVDVADVVSAHLAAARRAPGLGFARYVVSAPPPFHRSDLAELGRDPAAVLERRAPALAALLADRGRPVPPVDRVYCPGRAVAELGWTPVWDVDAVVARVRDGGPPRSPLADAVGAKGYHDSPTGVYTR